The Streptomyces griseiscabiei genome includes a window with the following:
- a CDS encoding AAA family ATPase yields the protein MEAQDTAQRLRAISGELADRFYERADVVRTLVVTLLAGQHSLLLGPPGTAKSEMARELTGRFDGAAYWEILLSKFTAPTRMFGPIDVAALTRGEYRQVYEGRATTAHVAFIDEIFKCSTAALNETLGYLNERIYHPENGGEPIRCPLIGAITASNELPTGEDSAAIYDRLLVRIEVGYLEDPSNFAALVRSAVTRPAPPARTTVELTALRGAVTEGVPAVEVPDGIVDAVCTLRAALRRRELVASDRRWRQAVGLLQASAYLDGRPAVTETDLSILTHVLWDSPAERPTVEREVLHLVNPDAKEALDLADTMDELEAQLDAMAGQSREALSEWVIKKAHNKLATAGKRLEQLREEAVGAGRSTAAIDRVTGRQRAVRARVLTEALGVDASTVRAEL from the coding sequence ATGGAGGCGCAGGACACGGCACAGAGGCTGCGGGCGATCAGCGGGGAACTGGCGGACCGCTTCTACGAGCGGGCCGACGTGGTGCGCACGCTCGTGGTGACCCTGCTGGCCGGGCAGCACTCGCTGCTGCTCGGCCCACCCGGCACGGCGAAGTCCGAGATGGCCAGGGAACTCACCGGCAGGTTCGACGGGGCGGCGTACTGGGAGATCCTCCTGTCGAAGTTCACCGCGCCGACCAGGATGTTCGGTCCCATCGACGTCGCCGCGCTGACCCGGGGCGAGTACCGGCAGGTGTACGAGGGCCGCGCCACGACCGCGCATGTCGCGTTCATCGACGAGATCTTCAAATGCTCCACGGCCGCGCTCAACGAGACCCTGGGCTACCTCAACGAGCGGATCTACCACCCCGAGAACGGCGGCGAGCCGATCCGCTGCCCGCTGATCGGTGCCATCACGGCCAGCAACGAACTGCCCACGGGAGAGGACTCCGCCGCGATCTACGACCGGCTGCTGGTGCGGATCGAGGTCGGCTATCTGGAAGACCCCTCGAACTTCGCCGCGTTGGTCCGCTCCGCCGTCACCCGCCCGGCGCCACCGGCTCGGACCACCGTCGAGCTGACCGCGCTCCGGGGCGCCGTCACCGAGGGCGTCCCGGCCGTGGAGGTGCCCGACGGCATCGTGGACGCGGTGTGCACCCTGCGGGCCGCCCTGCGCCGCAGGGAACTCGTCGCCTCCGACCGCCGCTGGCGGCAGGCGGTGGGCCTGCTCCAGGCCTCCGCGTACCTCGACGGCCGCCCCGCGGTCACCGAGACCGACCTGTCGATCCTGACCCATGTGCTGTGGGACTCCCCGGCCGAACGCCCCACCGTCGAGCGCGAGGTGCTGCACCTGGTCAACCCCGACGCCAAGGAGGCGCTCGACCTGGCCGACACCATGGACGAACTGGAGGCCCAGCTCGACGCCATGGCCGGGCAGTCCCGCGAGGCACTGAGCGAATGGGTCATCAAGAAGGCCCACAACAAGCTGGCCACGGCGGGGAAACGGCTGGAGCAGCTGCGCGAGGAGGCGGTGGGCGCCGGCCGCTCCACCGCCGCCATCGACCGTGTCACCGGCCGCCAGCGCGCCGTCCGCGCCCGCGTCCTCACCGAGGCCCTCGGCGTGGACGCGAGCACGGTGCGGGCCGAACTCTGA
- a CDS encoding GNAT family N-acetyltransferase produces MDLREELPGDRESVRDVHLRAFGDHGLVVADLVDTLRDTITSARGLSLVAELDGRVVGHIMFTPGLLDAPRRLVEVQVLSPLAVMPGHHKRGVGSALVRHGLRTLAERAVPVVFLEGDPGYYSRFGFTPGADRGFRKPSLRIPDGAFQALELPQYEPWMTGTLVYSEPFWRHDAVGLRDPGA; encoded by the coding sequence ATGGATCTTCGTGAAGAACTTCCGGGCGACAGGGAGTCCGTGCGGGACGTCCACCTGCGGGCGTTCGGTGACCACGGCCTTGTCGTGGCCGACCTGGTCGACACCCTGCGGGACACGATCACGTCCGCGCGGGGTCTCTCCCTGGTCGCCGAACTCGACGGGCGGGTCGTCGGGCACATCATGTTCACTCCCGGTCTGCTCGATGCCCCTCGGCGACTCGTCGAGGTGCAGGTGCTCAGCCCGTTGGCCGTCATGCCCGGGCATCACAAGCGCGGTGTCGGCTCGGCCCTGGTCCGGCACGGGCTGAGGACCCTCGCCGAACGGGCCGTCCCGGTGGTCTTCCTGGAGGGTGACCCGGGCTACTACTCCCGCTTCGGCTTCACCCCCGGTGCCGACCGGGGCTTCCGAAAACCGTCCCTGCGTATCCCGGACGGTGCCTTCCAGGCCCTCGAACTCCCGCAGTACGAGCCCTGGATGACCGGAACCCTGGTCTACTCGGAGCCGTTCTGGCGGCACGACGCGGTCGGCCTCCGCGACCCCGGCGCATAG
- a CDS encoding NADH-quinone oxidoreductase subunit M → MSFPLLTATAALPALGAIATAAVPAQRRNAAKLLALIVSLATLVLAAIIVVRFEPGGDRYQLTESHAWIADFGVRYELGVDGIAVALIALTALLIPFIILAGWHDADPLETGNKRWRPTQGFFALILAVEAMVIISFEATDVFLFYIFFEAMLIPMYFLIGGFGDKAHEHGDEVAATQRSYAAVKFLLYNLVGGLIMLAAVIGLYVVAGNFSLPEIAEARANGTLEMATSTERWLFLGFFFAFAVKAPLWPLHTWLPNAMQESTAPVAVLITAVVDKVGTFAMLRFCLGLFPEASKWATPAILVLALISIIYGALLAVGQRDIKRLVAYASISHFGFIILGIFAMTSQGQSGATLYMVNHGISTAALMLVAGFLISRRGSRLIADYGGVQKVAPVLAGTFLIGGLATLSLPGLAPFVSEFLVLVGTFSRYPAVGIVATVGIVLAALYVLVLYQRTMTGPVKAGVEGMPDLKVRELVVVAPLIVLLVFLGVYPKPLTDIVNPAVEHTMSDVQKKDPQPEVEAAK, encoded by the coding sequence ATGTCCTTTCCTCTGCTGACAGCGACGGCGGCGCTCCCGGCCCTCGGGGCGATCGCCACGGCCGCCGTACCGGCCCAGCGGCGCAACGCCGCGAAACTGCTGGCGCTGATCGTCTCGCTGGCCACGCTCGTGCTCGCCGCGATCATCGTGGTCCGCTTCGAGCCCGGCGGCGACCGCTACCAGCTCACCGAGTCCCACGCCTGGATCGCGGACTTCGGGGTGCGGTACGAACTGGGCGTGGACGGCATCGCGGTGGCGCTGATCGCGCTCACCGCCCTGCTGATCCCGTTCATCATCCTCGCGGGCTGGCACGACGCCGACCCGCTGGAGACCGGCAACAAGAGGTGGCGGCCGACGCAGGGCTTCTTCGCCCTGATCCTGGCCGTCGAGGCGATGGTGATCATCTCCTTCGAGGCCACCGACGTCTTCCTCTTCTACATCTTCTTCGAAGCCATGCTCATCCCGATGTACTTCCTCATCGGCGGCTTCGGGGACAAGGCCCATGAGCACGGCGACGAGGTGGCGGCGACGCAACGCTCGTACGCCGCCGTGAAGTTCCTCCTCTACAACCTGGTCGGCGGTCTGATCATGCTGGCCGCGGTGATCGGCCTGTACGTGGTCGCCGGGAACTTCTCGCTCCCGGAGATCGCCGAGGCCCGCGCCAACGGCACGCTGGAGATGGCGACCAGCACCGAGCGGTGGCTGTTCCTGGGCTTCTTCTTCGCCTTCGCGGTGAAGGCGCCGCTGTGGCCGCTGCACACCTGGCTGCCCAACGCCATGCAGGAGTCCACCGCCCCGGTCGCCGTGCTCATCACGGCGGTCGTCGACAAGGTCGGCACCTTCGCGATGCTCCGCTTCTGCCTCGGTCTGTTCCCCGAGGCCAGCAAGTGGGCGACGCCCGCGATCCTGGTCCTGGCGCTGATCAGCATCATCTACGGGGCGCTGCTCGCCGTCGGTCAGCGCGACATCAAGCGGCTGGTGGCGTACGCGTCGATCTCGCACTTCGGCTTCATCATCCTGGGCATCTTCGCGATGACCAGCCAGGGCCAGTCCGGCGCGACGCTGTACATGGTCAACCACGGCATCTCCACCGCCGCCCTGATGCTGGTGGCGGGCTTCCTGATCTCCCGGCGCGGGTCCCGGCTCATCGCCGACTACGGCGGGGTGCAGAAGGTCGCACCGGTGCTCGCCGGCACCTTCCTGATCGGCGGCCTCGCGACCCTGTCGCTGCCCGGCCTCGCCCCGTTCGTCAGTGAGTTCCTGGTCCTGGTCGGCACGTTCTCGCGCTACCCGGCGGTCGGGATCGTCGCCACCGTCGGCATCGTCCTCGCCGCGCTGTACGTCCTCGTCCTCTACCAGCGGACGATGACGGGCCCGGTGAAGGCCGGGGTCGAGGGGATGCCCGACCTGAAGGTGCGGGAGCTGGTGGTGGTCGCCCCGCTGATCGTGCTGCTGGTCTTCCTGGGCGTCTACCCGAAGCCGCTCACCGACATCGTCAACCCGGCGGTCGAGCACACCATGTCCGATGTCCAGAAGAAGGACCCCCAGCCCGAGGTGGAGGCGGCCAAGTGA
- a CDS encoding VWA domain-containing protein, with product MDVASSRLDALAGRAGQWVGLPATGAERHTRAVVGDRFDRITWHDTYEQSAGLRELTEELARHAADDHARTTAHDHGGDHTRAADLLSDVFLAAYKIRPKLRERVEMAPTRLVNHQVITTLVESPEFTELHRETAGDPYAAAMAVLAQAAALRRMLERTRDARERTEQARRAQEQAEDAAHAVGEALRSAAGEADEDGTVAAPAADAVRRAIETAESAEAAARQAALDAARAVAAAAPGIRTAARSAVARAADTVRQETALMRAWGVGPGELERMRFDERARLAERLRTGRLAEWAELIGRFRQMADGERARKVENTVGELVGVTLGDDLSRVIPSELANLGLPELRAVFAARYAAGELMLYDSQGERPTGKGAVIACVDTSHSMYEAGPGGVTREAWAKACALALLDQARHAGRDFVGILFSAADRIQVFRFPGDRPADTARVIDFAETFLGGGTSYQTPLTAAGELLREEYDDTARARGDIVMLTDDDCGVTADWLRGWHDAKHRLGFRVFGVAVGAPRVAETDSVLDILCDNLRSISDLTDVHAAADLFRVI from the coding sequence ATGGATGTGGCATCGAGCAGGCTCGACGCGTTGGCGGGCCGCGCCGGACAGTGGGTGGGACTCCCGGCCACCGGGGCCGAGCGGCACACCAGGGCCGTGGTCGGGGACCGGTTCGACCGGATCACCTGGCACGACACCTACGAGCAGTCGGCCGGGCTGCGCGAACTGACCGAGGAGCTGGCCCGGCACGCCGCCGACGACCACGCTCGCACGACCGCCCACGACCACGGTGGCGACCACACCCGCGCCGCCGACCTGCTGAGCGACGTGTTCCTGGCCGCGTACAAGATCCGGCCGAAGCTGCGTGAGCGCGTGGAGATGGCGCCCACCCGACTGGTCAACCACCAGGTGATCACCACGCTGGTGGAGTCACCGGAATTCACCGAACTGCACCGGGAGACGGCCGGCGACCCCTATGCCGCCGCCATGGCCGTGCTCGCCCAGGCCGCCGCGCTGCGCCGGATGCTGGAACGCACCCGGGACGCCCGGGAGCGGACCGAGCAGGCAAGGAGGGCCCAGGAGCAGGCCGAGGACGCGGCGCACGCCGTGGGCGAGGCGCTTCGGAGCGCGGCGGGCGAGGCCGACGAGGACGGCACCGTGGCGGCACCGGCCGCCGACGCCGTGCGGCGGGCGATCGAGACCGCCGAGAGCGCCGAGGCCGCGGCACGGCAGGCCGCCCTGGACGCCGCCCGGGCTGTCGCGGCGGCGGCGCCCGGTATCCGCACCGCCGCGCGGAGCGCGGTGGCACGGGCCGCCGACACCGTGCGGCAGGAGACCGCGCTGATGCGGGCGTGGGGCGTGGGCCCCGGCGAACTGGAGCGGATGCGGTTCGACGAGCGGGCCCGGCTCGCCGAACGGCTGCGCACCGGCCGTCTCGCGGAGTGGGCCGAACTGATCGGCCGCTTCCGGCAGATGGCCGACGGAGAGCGCGCCCGCAAGGTGGAGAACACCGTCGGTGAACTGGTCGGCGTCACCCTCGGCGACGACCTCTCCCGGGTCATCCCCTCCGAACTGGCCAACCTCGGACTGCCCGAGCTGCGCGCGGTGTTCGCCGCACGGTACGCCGCCGGGGAACTGATGCTCTACGACAGCCAGGGGGAGCGGCCGACCGGCAAGGGCGCCGTCATCGCGTGCGTCGACACCTCGCACTCCATGTACGAGGCGGGACCCGGCGGAGTGACCCGGGAGGCGTGGGCCAAGGCGTGCGCCCTGGCACTGCTGGACCAGGCCCGTCACGCGGGGCGGGACTTCGTCGGCATCCTGTTCTCGGCCGCCGACAGGATCCAGGTCTTCCGCTTCCCCGGCGACCGGCCCGCCGACACGGCCCGGGTCATCGACTTCGCGGAGACCTTCCTCGGCGGCGGCACCAGCTACCAGACGCCCCTGACGGCGGCCGGTGAACTGCTGAGGGAGGAGTACGACGACACGGCCCGCGCCCGCGGTGACATCGTGATGCTCACCGACGACGACTGCGGCGTCACCGCCGACTGGCTGCGCGGCTGGCACGACGCCAAACACCGGCTGGGCTTCCGTGTCTTCGGCGTCGCCGTCGGCGCCCCGCGCGTCGCCGAGACCGACTCCGTCCTCGACATCCTGTGCGACAACCTCCGTTCCATATCCGACCTCACGGACGTCCACGCCGCCGCCGACCTGTTCCGCGTGATCTGA
- the nuoN gene encoding NADH-quinone oxidoreductase subunit NuoN, producing the protein MSASAVHSLWTTAADPITKIDAPKIEYGQLSPTLIVIGAAIIGVLIEAFVPRKSRYYVQVFVSVVALAASFAAVVALAAGGYGTTKAGIAAMGAIAVDGPALFLQGTILLAGILGVFTFAERRLDPETHGNKVDSFAAQAASVPGSDSEKAAVKAGFTTTEVFPLLLFAIGGMLIFPAANDLLTLFIALEVFSLPLYLLCAVARRKRLMSQEAAVKYFLLGAFASAFTLFGIALLYGYAGSVNYATIAQVVDGTVGDISPALAGTMGNDALLLIGSAMLVMGLLFKVGAVPFHMWTPDVYQGAPTPVTGFMAAATKVAAFGALLRLLYVVLPGLRWDWRPVMWAVAIVTMLAGAIVAITQTDIKRLLAYSSIAHAGFILAGVIAASPDGVSSVLFYLGAYSFVTIGAFAVVTLVRDAGGEATHLSKWAGLGRRSPLVAAVFAVFLLAFAGIPLTSGFAGKFAVFKAAAEGGAGAIVVVGVISSAIAAFFYIRVIVLMFFSEPRPEGPTVAVPSPLTMTAIAVGVAVTLVLGVAPQYFLDLAGQAGVFVR; encoded by the coding sequence GTGAGCGCATCAGCCGTCCACAGCCTGTGGACAACCGCGGCCGACCCGATCACGAAGATCGACGCGCCGAAGATCGAATACGGGCAGCTGTCGCCCACCCTGATCGTCATCGGCGCGGCGATCATCGGGGTCCTGATCGAGGCCTTCGTGCCCCGCAAGTCCCGTTACTACGTTCAAGTGTTCGTCTCCGTGGTCGCCCTCGCCGCCTCCTTCGCGGCGGTCGTCGCCCTCGCGGCCGGCGGATACGGCACCACGAAGGCCGGCATCGCCGCCATGGGCGCCATCGCCGTGGACGGACCGGCCCTGTTCCTCCAGGGCACGATCCTCCTGGCCGGCATCCTCGGCGTCTTCACCTTCGCCGAACGCCGCCTCGACCCCGAGACCCACGGCAACAAGGTCGACTCCTTCGCCGCACAGGCGGCCTCCGTGCCCGGCAGCGACAGCGAGAAGGCCGCCGTCAAGGCCGGGTTCACCACCACCGAGGTCTTCCCGCTGCTGCTCTTCGCCATCGGCGGCATGCTGATCTTCCCGGCGGCCAACGACCTGCTGACCCTGTTCATCGCCCTGGAGGTCTTCTCCCTCCCGCTGTACCTGCTCTGCGCCGTGGCCCGCCGCAAGCGGCTCATGTCGCAGGAGGCCGCCGTCAAGTACTTCCTGCTCGGCGCCTTCGCCTCCGCCTTCACCCTCTTCGGCATCGCCCTGCTGTACGGCTACGCAGGCTCGGTGAACTACGCGACGATCGCCCAGGTCGTCGACGGCACGGTCGGCGACATCAGCCCCGCCCTCGCCGGCACCATGGGCAACGACGCGCTGCTGCTCATCGGCTCCGCCATGCTCGTCATGGGCCTGCTGTTCAAGGTCGGCGCGGTGCCGTTCCACATGTGGACCCCGGACGTCTACCAGGGCGCGCCCACACCGGTCACCGGCTTCATGGCGGCGGCCACGAAGGTCGCGGCCTTCGGCGCGCTGCTCCGGCTCCTGTACGTCGTCCTGCCCGGACTGCGCTGGGACTGGCGGCCGGTCATGTGGGCCGTCGCCATCGTCACCATGCTGGCCGGCGCGATCGTCGCCATCACCCAGACCGACATCAAGCGGCTGCTCGCCTACTCGTCGATCGCGCACGCCGGCTTCATCCTCGCCGGTGTCATCGCGGCCTCGCCCGACGGCGTCTCGTCCGTGCTGTTCTATCTGGGCGCCTACTCGTTCGTGACGATCGGTGCCTTCGCCGTGGTCACGCTCGTACGGGACGCGGGCGGCGAGGCGACCCATCTGTCCAAGTGGGCCGGGCTCGGCCGCAGGTCACCGCTGGTGGCCGCGGTGTTCGCGGTCTTCCTGCTGGCCTTCGCGGGCATTCCGCTGACCTCCGGGTTCGCGGGCAAGTTCGCCGTGTTCAAGGCGGCGGCGGAGGGCGGCGCGGGCGCGATCGTCGTGGTCGGTGTGATCTCCTCGGCCATCGCCGCGTTCTTCTACATCCGTGTGATCGTGCTCATGTTCTTCAGCGAGCCGCGCCCCGAGGGGCCGACGGTCGCCGTGCCGTCGCCGCTGACCATGACCGCGATCGCGGTGGGTGTGGCGGTCACCCTGGTGCTCGGTGTCGCGCCGCAGTACTTCCTGGACCTGGCGGGACAGGCGGGAGTGTTCGTTCGGTAG
- the recQ gene encoding DNA helicase RecQ: MIGTGGTSVMADEGRTTGADSEALAVLHKVFGYDAFRGEQGAVIEHVIAGGDAVVLMPTGGGKSLCYQIPSLVRPGTGIVVSPLIALMQDQVDALRALGVRAGFINSTQDFDERRLVEAEFLAGELDLLYLAPERLRLDTTLDLLGRGKISVFAIDEAHCVSQWGHDFRPDYLSLSLLGQRWPDVPRIALTATATRATHREITERLAMPRARHFEASFDRPNIQYRIVPKADPKKQLLSFLRQEHPGDAGIVYCLSRNSVERTAEFLSKNGVEAVPYHAGLDAGTRAAHQSRFLREEGLVVVATIAFGMGIDKPDVRFVAHLDLPKSVEGYYQETGRAGRDGQPSTAWMAYGLNDVIQQRKMIQGSEGDEAFRRRAASHLDAMLALCETAECRRGQLLQYFGQEPQATGCGNCDTCLVPPETWDGTVASQKVLSTVVRLQRERGQKFGAVQIVDILLGRRTAKVIQFDHDQLSVFGIGEELAEGEWRGVVRQLLAQGILAVEGEYGTLVLTEESGAVLRRERDVPLRKEPKKPVTARAASGGGSGTAGSGRGERKAKQTVELPDALIPVFEALRAWRAEQAREQGVPAYVIFHDATLREIAVTAPASVAELGTISGIGEKKLATYGEGVLGVLGALGGAGAGAEAGAGSGGAAGDGPSDESSAGASGGAKSPSRGASTEAGAFDWPDDEPEPEFDDWA, encoded by the coding sequence ATGATCGGGACGGGCGGGACGAGTGTGATGGCGGACGAGGGCAGGACGACCGGAGCGGACAGCGAGGCGCTGGCCGTGCTCCACAAGGTCTTCGGATACGACGCCTTCCGGGGCGAGCAGGGCGCGGTCATCGAGCATGTGATCGCGGGCGGCGACGCCGTCGTGCTCATGCCCACCGGCGGCGGAAAATCGCTGTGCTACCAGATCCCGTCCCTGGTCAGGCCGGGCACCGGCATCGTCGTCTCCCCGCTGATCGCCCTCATGCAGGACCAGGTCGACGCGCTGCGGGCCCTGGGGGTGCGCGCCGGGTTCATCAACTCCACGCAGGACTTCGACGAGCGGCGCCTGGTCGAGGCCGAGTTCCTCGCCGGCGAGCTGGACCTCCTCTACCTCGCTCCGGAGCGGCTGCGCCTCGACACCACCCTGGACCTGCTGGGGCGCGGCAAGATCTCCGTGTTCGCGATCGACGAGGCCCACTGCGTCTCCCAGTGGGGCCACGACTTCCGCCCCGACTACCTCTCCCTCTCCCTGCTGGGGCAGCGCTGGCCCGACGTACCGCGCATCGCGCTCACGGCCACCGCCACCCGCGCCACGCACCGCGAGATCACCGAGCGGCTGGCCATGCCCCGGGCCCGGCACTTCGAGGCCAGCTTCGACCGGCCCAACATCCAGTACCGGATCGTGCCCAAGGCCGACCCCAAGAAGCAGCTCCTGTCCTTCCTGCGGCAGGAGCACCCCGGCGACGCGGGCATCGTCTACTGCCTCTCCCGCAACTCCGTCGAGCGGACCGCGGAGTTCCTCAGCAAGAACGGCGTCGAGGCGGTCCCGTACCACGCGGGCCTCGACGCGGGCACCCGCGCCGCCCACCAGTCCCGGTTCCTGCGCGAGGAAGGGCTCGTGGTCGTCGCCACGATCGCCTTCGGCATGGGCATCGACAAGCCCGACGTCCGGTTCGTCGCCCACCTCGACCTGCCGAAGTCGGTGGAGGGCTACTACCAGGAGACCGGCCGCGCCGGACGCGACGGGCAGCCCTCCACGGCGTGGATGGCGTACGGCCTCAACGACGTCATACAACAGCGGAAGATGATCCAGGGCAGCGAGGGAGACGAGGCCTTCCGCCGCCGGGCCGCCTCCCATCTCGACGCGATGCTGGCGCTCTGCGAGACCGCCGAGTGCCGGCGCGGCCAGCTCCTGCAGTACTTCGGCCAGGAACCCCAGGCCACGGGCTGCGGCAACTGCGACACCTGCCTCGTACCGCCGGAGACCTGGGACGGCACGGTCGCCTCGCAGAAGGTGCTCTCCACCGTGGTGCGGCTGCAGCGCGAGCGCGGACAGAAGTTCGGCGCCGTGCAGATCGTCGACATCCTGCTGGGGCGGCGGACCGCGAAGGTCATCCAGTTCGACCACGACCAGCTCTCCGTCTTCGGCATCGGCGAGGAACTGGCCGAGGGCGAATGGCGGGGCGTCGTACGGCAGTTGCTGGCCCAGGGCATCCTCGCGGTCGAGGGCGAGTACGGCACGCTCGTGCTCACCGAGGAGAGCGGGGCCGTGCTGCGCAGAGAACGGGACGTGCCCCTGCGCAAGGAGCCGAAGAAGCCGGTGACCGCGCGGGCGGCGTCGGGCGGCGGATCGGGCACCGCCGGCTCCGGCCGCGGCGAGCGCAAGGCCAAGCAGACCGTCGAACTGCCCGACGCCCTGATCCCCGTCTTCGAGGCCCTCCGCGCCTGGCGCGCCGAACAGGCCCGGGAACAGGGCGTCCCCGCCTACGTCATCTTCCACGACGCGACCCTCCGCGAGATCGCGGTCACCGCCCCCGCGTCCGTCGCCGAACTCGGCACGATCAGCGGAATCGGCGAGAAGAAGCTGGCGACGTACGGGGAGGGCGTGCTGGGGGTGTTGGGGGCACTGGGCGGGGCCGGAGCCGGGGCCGAGGCCGGAGCCGGGAGCGGGGGCGCGGCTGGGGACGGGCCCTCGGACGAGTCGTCGGCCGGTGCCTCCGGCGGGGCGAAGAGCCCGTCGCGCGGAGCGTCCACGGAGGCGGGCGCCTTCGACTGGCCGGACGACGAGCCGGAGCCCGAGTTCGACGACTGGGCGTAG